A section of the Chryseobacterium ginsenosidimutans genome encodes:
- a CDS encoding NAD-dependent epimerase/dehydratase family protein, with protein MNSIKIILTGATGMVGEGVLMECLENPNISEILSVSRKPSGKKHAKLKEYIVSDFLQIDLNDENFKGYDAVFFCAGISSVGMNEEDYTKITYDTTLHFAKAVLNQNPNMVFNYVSGLHTDKTESGKFMWARVKGRTENALRKLGFKAEYNFRPGFMKPVEGQENVKWFFKPLVWIFPIILPSKSLTLREVGKAMINAVLKGYPTSTLEIKDIKNLTI; from the coding sequence ATGAACTCAATAAAAATAATTCTCACAGGAGCAACAGGAATGGTAGGTGAAGGTGTTTTAATGGAATGCCTTGAGAACCCGAACATTTCAGAAATTTTAAGTGTAAGCAGAAAACCTTCGGGTAAAAAACATGCTAAACTTAAGGAATATATTGTTTCAGATTTTCTACAAATCGATCTGAATGACGAAAATTTTAAAGGTTATGATGCCGTTTTCTTCTGTGCCGGAATTAGCAGTGTAGGAATGAATGAAGAAGATTACACCAAAATCACTTATGATACCACTTTACATTTTGCAAAAGCTGTTCTCAACCAAAATCCCAATATGGTTTTCAATTACGTTTCAGGACTACATACCGATAAGACAGAAAGTGGGAAATTCATGTGGGCAAGAGTAAAAGGCAGAACCGAAAATGCTTTACGAAAACTTGGCTTTAAGGCTGAGTACAATTTCCGTCCCGGATTTATGAAACCCGTTGAAGGTCAAGAGAATGTAAAATGGTTTTTTAAACCTCTCGTTTGGATTTTTCCTATTATATTACCCTCAAAATCCTTAACTTTACGAGAAGTGGGAAAAGCAATGATTAATGCCGTATTAAAAGGATACCCAACCTCAACATTAGAGATCAAAGACATCAAAAACCTTACGATATGA
- a CDS encoding Ppx/GppA phosphatase family protein — translation MKIAAIDIGSNAARLLINEVKINNRQPEFIKLNLLRIPLRLGMDVFTLGKIGEEREKMVIDSMKIFSDLMKIYKVEHYRACATSAMRDAENGQNIIEEVKKTSGIDIEIITGDEEATLVFENHVAEGLDKEFAYLYIDVGGGSTELTFYENGKMKYEKSFNIGTIRLLNNLVTPDNWKDMKEEIRININSKKPIVAIGSGGNINKVFSMSKTKDGKPMSLSHLKKVHKEFDDLTVEERMTKHNMREDRADVLAHALKIFNNIMTWSEINRIFVPKISVADGLIHNIYSKLQDKK, via the coding sequence ATGAAGATCGCAGCCATAGACATAGGAAGTAATGCAGCCAGACTGTTGATAAATGAAGTAAAAATAAATAACAGACAACCTGAATTCATTAAACTTAATCTTTTGAGGATACCTTTAAGATTAGGGATGGATGTTTTCACCCTTGGAAAAATCGGTGAAGAAAGGGAAAAAATGGTGATTGACTCAATGAAAATTTTCAGTGATTTAATGAAAATTTATAAGGTCGAACATTACAGAGCCTGTGCGACAAGTGCCATGCGTGATGCTGAAAACGGACAGAATATTATAGAAGAAGTTAAAAAAACTTCAGGAATCGATATTGAAATTATTACCGGTGACGAAGAAGCTACTTTGGTTTTTGAAAACCACGTTGCAGAAGGGCTTGACAAAGAGTTTGCCTATTTATATATCGACGTTGGCGGTGGTTCCACAGAGCTTACTTTCTATGAAAACGGAAAGATGAAATACGAAAAATCTTTCAACATCGGAACCATTCGTTTACTGAATAATTTGGTAACACCTGACAACTGGAAAGATATGAAAGAAGAGATCAGGATAAACATTAACAGCAAAAAACCAATCGTAGCAATCGGTTCGGGAGGAAATATCAATAAAGTTTTCTCCATGAGCAAAACTAAGGACGGCAAACCGATGTCATTATCTCATCTCAAAAAAGTTCATAAGGAATTCGACGACCTTACAGTTGAAGAAAGAATGACAAAACATAATATGCGCGAGGACAGAGCCGATGTTTTAGCTCACGCCCTAAAGATTTTTAACAATATAATGACGTGGTCGGAAATCAACAGGATTTTTGTTCCGAAAATATCTGTTGCTGATGGACTTATACATAATATTTACAGCAAATTGCAGGATAAAAAGTAA